The nucleotide window GACTTGGGGAGGGAAGAAGAATGGATAAGTTATTCGATAGCCCGTGGATGCTACGTATAGCATCACTTTTATTAGCAGGATTATTATTCTTTTATATTCAAACAGAAGCCAATCGTCAAAATGAAAATGGTACATCAAATGAGACAGATGTTATTACAAATGTCCCATTAGAAGTGTATTATGATGACGAGAATTTATTCGTCACTGGTGTACCAGAAACAGTTGATGTGAAAATTTCTGGACCGACGCCAATTGTATTAAAAACAAAGCTTGAAAAGGATTTTAAAGTTTTTGTTGATTTAAACTCATTGTTAATTGGCGAACATAGCGTTACAATACAGCAAGAAAACTTTTCTGAAAAACTAGAAGTGGCAATTGAACCACGAACAATCAATATTGAAATAGAAGAGAAAATAACAGAAGAGTTTCGTGTTGAGCCAGAGATGAACAATCGCCTTGTGGCAGAGGATCACTTCGTAAAGGGTATGAAAGCTGAGCCTGGCCGTGTATCCATTACAGGAGCAAAAAGTGTCATTGATAGCATAAGCTATGTAAAAGCCACTGTTACAGGTGAAAAGGGATTAAACAAATCATTTGAGCAAGAAACTACTGTAAAAGTTTTAGATAGAGATTTAAATAAGCTTGATGTACGAATTAATCCTGAAAAAATAAAAGTACAAGTAGAGATTAATGAATATAGTCGAGAGCTCCCGCTTACAATTAAAGAAATAGGGGAAGCTAATGAAGGTGTAACAATTGAAAAGTTAACAGTGGAGCCTTCAAAAATCGCTGTTTTTGGTACAAAGGCATCATTAGATGTTCTAGATCATGTAGAAGTAGAAGTGGATCTAGCTAAAATTACAGAATCAGGTTCATATGAGTTTGAGGTAGCAATGCCTACTGGCGCAACAAAATTATCAAAAAATAAAATTATGATTCATGCAACCGTAATTAGTGAGCAAGTCAATATAGAGGAGTCAACGGATAGCCAAGTTGATGCAGATACGAATGTAGACGAAGCAGAGGGAAACAACTGAATTACAGCAATGTATGAACGAGCATCCGCTTGATGAGGCGGATAATTTAAACAAACGTATGAAATGTCAAGCGTTGAAGGAGAGAAAAAGTAATGGGTAAATATTTCGGAACAGATGGCGTCCGTGGTGTCGCTAATAGTGAGCTAACACCAGAGTTCGCGTTTAAACTAGGTCGTATTGGCGGCTACGTGTTAACGAAGGATGCAAAAGATCGCCCGAAAGTATTAATTGGACGTGATACACGTATTTCTGGGGAAATGTTAGAGGGCGCATTAGTTGCGGGTCTACTTTCAATCGGTGCAGAAGTAATGCGATTAGGGGTCATCAGTACACCAGGTGTCGCATACTTATCGCGCGTGATGAATGCAGAAGCGGGTGTCATGATTTCAGCATCACACAATCCTGTCGCAGATAACGGCATTAAATTTTTCGGCCCAGACGGCTTTAAATTAACAGACGCACAAGAAGCAGAAATTGAAAGCTTAATTGATGCAGAAGAAGATACATTACCGCGTCCAGTAGGCGCTGCCATTGGATCAGTTACAGACTACTTCGAAGGTGGTCAAAAATATATTTCATACTTAAAACAAACAGTTGATGAAGACTTTATCGGTCTACATGTCGCATTAGATTGTGCGCACGGTGCAACATCGGCTTTAGCAACTCATTTATTTGCAGATTTAGAAGCTGATATTTCAACGATGGGCGCTTCACCAGATGGTTTAAATATTAATGAGGGTGTTGGTTCTACACATCCTGAAAAGCTTGCAGCATTTGTCGTAGAGCGTGGTGCACATATCGGCCTTGCGTTCGATGGTGACGGGGACCGTTTAATCGCAGTAGACGAAGAAGGAAAAATCGTTGATGGTGACCAAATTATGTTCATTATTGGGAAGTACTTAAATGCAAAAGGTCGTTTAAATAAAAATACAGTTGTTTCAACAGTTATGAGTAACATGGGCTTCTACAAGGCGTTAGAAGAAAATGAAATGACAAGTGTTCAAACAGCCGTTGGAGACCGTTATGTTGTAGAAGAAATGCGTGCTAACAACTACAATGTAGGTGGCGAACAATCGGGGCACATCGTATTTTTAGATTACAATACAACAGGTGATGGTTTACTTACAGGGATTCAGCTCGTTGCCATTATGAAAGCGACTGACAAAAAATTATCTGAGCTAGCAGCGGAAATGACAATCTTCCCACAACGTTTAGTAAACGTTCGTGTGACAGACAAGCATGCAGTAACTCAAAATGAAAAAGTGGCTGCTGTCATCACAGAGGTAGAGACAGAAATGGCTGGAAATGGTCGTGTATTAGTCCGCCCATCTGGCACGGAGCCTTTAGTACGTGTAATGGTCGAAGCAGCTACAGAAGAAGCTTGTGAAAACTATGTAAACCGTATTGCCGATGTAGTACGCGCGGAAATGGGATTAGCTGAATAATAAAAAAACACTAGAGCGCTAGAAACAAATTGATTTGTTTCTAGCGCTTTTTTCATAGATGCGATGAAGCAAAATTGAACGTTTAAAATGCTTGTTGAAAGGGAATTCATCTAAATGTACCTTAAATACAAAGGAGTGTTTTACATTGGCAAAGATTGCAACATTGATTACAGATAAGTTTGAAGATGTGGAATTCACAAGTCCAAAAGAGGCACTAGAGGCTGCAGGCCATATACTTGTGACGATTGACAAAGAAGGGAATAAGTCAGTGAAAGGTAAGCGCGGTGAATCAACGGTACAAATTGATAAAGGCGTAGCAGATGTAAATCCTGCAGACTTTGATGCGTTGTTTATCCCAGGTGGATTTTCACCGGATTTACTGCGCGATGATGACCGTGTTGTCGCATTTACAAAGCATTTCATGGATGAAATGAAGCCAGTATTTGCTATCTGTCATGGGCCACAATTGTTAATAACAGCAAAATCATTAGAAGGTCGCGATACAACAGGATACAAATCAATTAAAGTTGATTTAGAATATGCGGGTGCAACCTATCATGATGAAGAGGTTTTCGTCTGTCAAAAGCAGCTTGTCACGAGCCGAACACCGGATGATTTACCAGCATTCAACCGAGAAATTGTGAAGCTTTTAGAAGAAAAGGGTCTTTAAAAATACAAGATTTGTTTGAGAAAATGCCTCGCTTAAATGATTGAAGCGAGGTATTTTTGCTGAATTGCCCCCATCATGGACCTTTATTTGACGAATGAAATATACTTAATGTATGATGAAAATACTTGTGAGATTAATAGCTTGCAAGTGCGCTAAAAGGAGTGAATAATTGCGCAAAAAAAATCGGAAAAACAATAATAGCGCCTGAGCTAAGGAAATAGAGCGGACCATGTAATCCTTAGTTGACGAGGTGGAGGTTTATCGAAATTTCGGCGGGTACCTCCCGACCGCATATGCCCGGTTGTAATTTCGTTTTAAAACAGTAGAGCAATCTGCTGCACAAGAAGACGAAAAGGCATAATACAAAAAAATTATCGTATGCTACATCCTCTCTTACAAAAAAGCGCCAACAGTAGTGATGCATTTACTAAACAGAGTAACTCATCACCATTCGTTGAGTGCTTGAAGCGAATGGGCAAAAGGGCAGAGTGTAGTCTGTTTTCTTATTGCAAAAAACATTCAGGATGTAGCCGATTGATTCGGAGGAAACGAAATTATGTGTGGGATTGTAGGATATAACGGCGTATTAGACGCGAAGGAAATTTTATTAAAAGGCTTAGAGAAATTAGAGTACCGTGGTTATGACTCAGCTGGTATTGCTGTTCATAACGAAGAAGGTATTACTATCTTCAAAGAAAAAGGTCGTATTGCGGATTTACGTAAGGCAGTAGACGAAGATGTAGAAGCAAATGTAGGGATTGGTCATACACGCTGGGCAACACACGGTGTACCAAACCGCTTAAACGCACATCCACATACGAGTGCTTCAGGTCGTTACACATTAGTACACAATGGGGTAATCGAAAACTATCACTTATTACAAAAAGCGTATTTAAAAGGCATCCAAATGCAGTCAGATACGGATACAGAAGTAATCGTTCAGCTAGTGGACTTATTTGCAAAAGAAGGCTTATCAACAGTTGAAGCATTCCGTAAAACGTTATCATTATTACATGGTTCTTATGCGTTAGCACTATTAGATAACGAAGACGTAGAAACAATTTACGTAGCGAAAAACAAATCTCCATTGTTAGTTGGGGTAGGCGATACGTTCAACGTAGTTGCATCTGATGCTATGGCAATGCTACAAGTAACAGATCAATTTGTCGAGTTACACGATAAAGAGGTAGTAATCGTAAAGAAAGACAAAGTAGAAATTTCAACATTAGATGGTCGCCCAGTAGAGCGCGCACCATTCAAAGCGGAATTAGATGCTTCTGATATTGAAAAGGGCACATACCCACACTACATGTTAAAAGAAATGGATGAACAGCCAACAGTTATCCGAAAAATTATTCAAGCTTATGAGCAAGGCGATGATGTCTCAATCGACGCAGATATTTTAGAGGCCATTGCTGAGGCAGATCGTTTATATATTATTGCAGCAGGTACGAGTTACCATGCAGGTTTAATCGGTAAGCAATATTTTGAAAAAATTGCAGGTATTCCAGTAGAAGTACACATTTCAAGTGAGTTCGGCTACAACATGCCATTATTATCGAAAAAACCATTATTTATTTTCATTTCTCAATCAGGAGAAACGGCAGATAGCCGCCAAGTATTAGTAAAAATTAAAGAGCTTGGCTACAAAGCACTAACAGTAACAAACGTACAAGGTTCTACACTTTCTCGTGAAGCGGACTACACATTATTATTACATGCGGGTCCAGAAATTGCAGTTGCTTCTACAAAAGCATATGTAGCGCAAGTAGCAGTTTTAGCAGTAGCAGCTTATGCAGTTGCGAAGAAAACAGGTGTAGCAATTGACTTTGATTTAAAACAAGAGCTTGCGATTGTGGCAAACGGCATTCAAACAATCATTGATTCAAAAGAAACAATGGAGCAAATCGCAGAAGACTTCTTAAAAATTGCACGTAATGCATTCTTCATTGGCCGTAACGTAGACTTCTACGTATCATTAGAGGGCGCATTAAAGCTAAAAGAGATCTCTTATATTCAAGCAGAAGGTTTTGCTGGTGGGGAGTTAAAGCACGGTACAATTGCGTTAATCGAAGAAGGCACACCAGTATTCGCATTAGCAACGCAAAAAGATGTGGCATTAAACATTCGTGGTAATGTGAAGGAAGTCGTAGCGCGCGGCGCGAACGCTTGCATCATTGCAATGGAAGGCTTAGAAGAGGAAGGCGACACATTAATTATCCCTTCTGTTCACGAGCTATTAACACCATTAGTAGCCGTTGTTCCACTGCAATTAATTAGCTATTACGCAGCATTACACCGTCGCTGTGACGTAGATAAACCACGTAACTTAGCGAAATCAGTTACGGTAGAGTAGTGGATATGATAAATGTATTTCTTTATGTAGATTTTAAATAAAGTTATACCGTTTTTAAAAAAGATGTATCGTTTTAAATAAAGTTATACCGTTTTTAAAAAAGTTGCACCGTTTTACTCCTTTAGATTACTATAATCTAAAGGAGTGTTTTTTTATGTCTAAAAGAACTAGGACATCTAAAGTTGAGAAGTGGATTAAAGAAGGTCGAGGTTCTGGAATAGGTGCGGATTATAAACCGTGGTTAAATATTCAGGATGTTTCATCGTTGGGTAGGTCTACACGCTTAAGAGGTATTAAAACAAATAGACAACATGAATTTCTATCGGATTTAGAGCGAAACTATTTTTTTGTGACAGAGTATTCTGATTATGTTGTGGATATTCGAGAACAATTCCCCTTATTACAATTAGAAGAAACAATTGTTATTGCTGATGAGTTAGGTATTAAACATCCTACAGACCCCCAGACGAATGAGCCAATTGTGATGACAACTGATTTTCTCCTCACTATAGATAAAGGTGATGGATTAGTAGAAGTTGCGAGAACAATAAAGATGAAGGATGATCTTTTAAATGAGCGAGTTCTTGAGAAATTCGAAATAGAGCGAGTTTACTGGGAAAGACGACAAATTGATTGGGGTATAGTAACAGAGCTAGAGATTCCTAAAGAAATGGCGCGGAACATTAGCTATATTCACGATTATTATGATATTCAAAGCTACGACGCTTTTCAAAATATAAATCAACAACATATTGAGGATTTAGTAATGGCATTGTTACATAGGATCTTAAATGAAAGTCTGAGTATTAGAGAGATTACAAACGTATTTGATAAAGAAACGCATATGCCTGTAGGTAGTGGAATGACGTTATTTTATCATTTACTGGCAAAGAAAATTATACGAATAGATATGTCAGAGGTTTTCAATGTTGAACAACCTATTGTCATTCAATCAATCGATGAAGGTAAGTTGGAAAAGGTGAAATACGGATGATATATATTAATCAAGTACTTCAATCTGTAAAAGATTCAACTCGTATTCGGATTATTGAAATCGAAGAATCCTATGTGTATTTTGTCAATATTGACGCTAACACATCTATGCCCAAAAAAGAGCTGTATTCCTCATTATTAACCGATATTGAACAAAAAGAGTGGCTTCTTATAACTGATCCCTTTGCACGTGTTGTGAAGGAGGAAGAATTAACCGAGGTTCAAATTTACAAACGTAATACAGACTGGGAAATTATTCAAATGAATTGCGTTCAACATATGGGAAATTTACTCCAAAAAAGTGGTAGGGAAACAAAAATTAAAGAGATTGCAACTACGCTGGATGTTACTCCAACAAAAGTTAAAAAGATACTTAGTCGCTATTGGCAGCGAGGTATGAATAAAAATGCCATGTTACCTGATTATGCAAACTCAGGTGGTCGAGGAAAAACAAAAAATCTAAGTGAGGATAAGGTTGGACGACCACGTAGAGTAACAGTAAATGGTGAATACCGAAGTGGTATTAATATAACGGATGAGATTAAAACACAATTTGAACATGCCATTAATAAATATTATCGTAAAACGAATAACTACTCATTAAAAGATGTGTATCATTTCATTTTGCGTGATTTCTATTCGGAACGTTATAAAGAAAACGGAGAGCTTCAATATCGAATTTGGGAAGCGAATCGTATACCATCCTACCAGCAATTTTACTACTGGTTCAAAAAGTTTGAAGATCCTAAGAAAGATATTGAATTCCGTCAAAGTACTAAGGAATATGAGTTAAAGCATCGACCACTTATTAGTAATTCTAAAGTAGAAACAAATGGTCCAGGGACGCGTTTTCAAATTGATGCAACGGCTGCAGATATCTATTTAGTAAGCTCTTATGATGTAAATAAAGTTATTGGTAGACCTGTTGTTTATGCAGTCGTAGATGTCTACTCACGTATTATTACGGGAATTTATGTTGGTTTAGAGGGACCATCATGGATAGGTGCAATGATGGCACTGGATAATATGATTGCTGATAAGGTTGAATTTTGTAAGCAATATGATATTGAGATTACAGAAGAACAATGGCCGACGTATCATTTACCTGAAATTATCATTGCAGATAGAGGGGAATTTGAAGGGTATTCAGTAGCTGGGCTGATTAATAATTTGAATGTAAAAATTGAAAATACAACGGCTTATCGTGGTGATTTAAAAGGGATTGTTGAGCGTAAATTTAGGACGTTCAACGGAAAAGTAAAACAAAAAGCGCCAGGTGCAATTCAAAAGGAATACCGAGAACGTGGAGACATAGATTATCGGTTAAACGCTACATTGAACTTAAAAGAATTCACTTCATTAATTATTACAATGGTGCTACAACACAATCATAAGATTATTGATAAATATCCAATGGAAAAAGAAATGATAACAGATGGAATTGTACCAACACCTATTAATTTATGGAATTGGGGCATTCAAAACCGTAAAGGCCGTTTGCGTACAATAGATAGAAATATTTTACGATTGAATGTACTACCACGTGAGAAGGCGACTATTTCAAGAGCTGGTATAAAATTTAAAAATTTATTATATGGTTCAAAACGTGCTATAGAGGAACAGTGGTATGCCAAGTTGAAAAATAAAAGCATTGAAATTGTGTATGATCCACGTTCTATAGATAAAATTTACATCCCAAGTGACAATGGTATGGACTACGAAACATGTATTTTGCTAGAGCCAAGTAAACAATATAAATTGGATTTTTTAGAGGATGTTGTTTTTCAGCATCAACTAAGAAATGAGCTAGAAGAAGAGGAACGCTCAAAGCAAGTGCAATTGACTATTAATGCAGACGCAATGATGGAGCAAATTATTAGGGGAGCTGAGAAAAAGAAGAAAAAGGCATTGCATCAACCAACGAGTAAAAAAGAGAAGCTAGAGGCGATTAGAGAAAATAAAGTAAATGAAAAACAAGTTAATCGGGAGGAAGAAAAGTTCGATTTATCTTTTCCCTCTTCTGTAGCTGAGCAGCCGACAGAGGTTATAGATTTTGTATCTAGGACAAAATTAGAAGAACAAAAGGAAGAGAAGTCACCTTCACGTCTTATGGAAAAGTTGAAGAGAAAGCGAGATGAGGAATTTGGAAAAGATGAATAATGTCGTCTTAAAAGGCGATATGGAGGAAGCTCACTATAAGCAACAACTGCTTCCCGAATATATTCAAAATCCTTTTATTGAAGCTCTCCCACCAATTTTTAGTGAAGATGATGTACTAGATCGATTTATGGTGACACCACGCATTAGTGAACAAGATAAGCAAAGCGAGACAAATATTCGTTACCATGTGTTAAAACGCGTGAAGAATTTTATTCAGCCATTACCGATTCATTTTGAGGTAGAGCGACGTTTATCAACATTAATCCGTAGAGGTTATTTAGCTAGAAACCCTTTAGATAAAACATTTTTTGAAAAAATTCGATTACTACATGAATTACGTGAAGATGAAGATCAGGCCCATAAATATATTGATCAACGATTAAATCACATTC belongs to Solibacillus sp. FSL R7-0682 and includes:
- the glmS gene encoding glutamine--fructose-6-phosphate transaminase (isomerizing) is translated as MCGIVGYNGVLDAKEILLKGLEKLEYRGYDSAGIAVHNEEGITIFKEKGRIADLRKAVDEDVEANVGIGHTRWATHGVPNRLNAHPHTSASGRYTLVHNGVIENYHLLQKAYLKGIQMQSDTDTEVIVQLVDLFAKEGLSTVEAFRKTLSLLHGSYALALLDNEDVETIYVAKNKSPLLVGVGDTFNVVASDAMAMLQVTDQFVELHDKEVVIVKKDKVEISTLDGRPVERAPFKAELDASDIEKGTYPHYMLKEMDEQPTVIRKIIQAYEQGDDVSIDADILEAIAEADRLYIIAAGTSYHAGLIGKQYFEKIAGIPVEVHISSEFGYNMPLLSKKPLFIFISQSGETADSRQVLVKIKELGYKALTVTNVQGSTLSREADYTLLLHAGPEIAVASTKAYVAQVAVLAVAAYAVAKKTGVAIDFDLKQELAIVANGIQTIIDSKETMEQIAEDFLKIARNAFFIGRNVDFYVSLEGALKLKEISYIQAEGFAGGELKHGTIALIEEGTPVFALATQKDVALNIRGNVKEVVARGANACIIAMEGLEEEGDTLIIPSVHELLTPLVAVVPLQLISYYAALHRRCDVDKPRNLAKSVTVE
- a CDS encoding Mu transposase C-terminal domain-containing protein, with amino-acid sequence MIYINQVLQSVKDSTRIRIIEIEESYVYFVNIDANTSMPKKELYSSLLTDIEQKEWLLITDPFARVVKEEELTEVQIYKRNTDWEIIQMNCVQHMGNLLQKSGRETKIKEIATTLDVTPTKVKKILSRYWQRGMNKNAMLPDYANSGGRGKTKNLSEDKVGRPRRVTVNGEYRSGINITDEIKTQFEHAINKYYRKTNNYSLKDVYHFILRDFYSERYKENGELQYRIWEANRIPSYQQFYYWFKKFEDPKKDIEFRQSTKEYELKHRPLISNSKVETNGPGTRFQIDATAADIYLVSSYDVNKVIGRPVVYAVVDVYSRIITGIYVGLEGPSWIGAMMALDNMIADKVEFCKQYDIEITEEQWPTYHLPEIIIADRGEFEGYSVAGLINNLNVKIENTTAYRGDLKGIVERKFRTFNGKVKQKAPGAIQKEYRERGDIDYRLNATLNLKEFTSLIITMVLQHNHKIIDKYPMEKEMITDGIVPTPINLWNWGIQNRKGRLRTIDRNILRLNVLPREKATISRAGIKFKNLLYGSKRAIEEQWYAKLKNKSIEIVYDPRSIDKIYIPSDNGMDYETCILLEPSKQYKLDFLEDVVFQHQLRNELEEEERSKQVQLTINADAMMEQIIRGAEKKKKKALHQPTSKKEKLEAIRENKVNEKQVNREEEKFDLSFPSSVAEQPTEVIDFVSRTKLEEQKEEKSPSRLMEKLKRKRDEEFGKDE
- a CDS encoding type 1 glutamine amidotransferase domain-containing protein; translation: MAKIATLITDKFEDVEFTSPKEALEAAGHILVTIDKEGNKSVKGKRGESTVQIDKGVADVNPADFDALFIPGGFSPDLLRDDDRVVAFTKHFMDEMKPVFAICHGPQLLITAKSLEGRDTTGYKSIKVDLEYAGATYHDEEVFVCQKQLVTSRTPDDLPAFNREIVKLLEEKGL
- a CDS encoding TnsA endonuclease N-terminal domain-containing protein; translated protein: MSKRTRTSKVEKWIKEGRGSGIGADYKPWLNIQDVSSLGRSTRLRGIKTNRQHEFLSDLERNYFFVTEYSDYVVDIREQFPLLQLEETIVIADELGIKHPTDPQTNEPIVMTTDFLLTIDKGDGLVEVARTIKMKDDLLNERVLEKFEIERVYWERRQIDWGIVTELEIPKEMARNISYIHDYYDIQSYDAFQNINQQHIEDLVMALLHRILNESLSIREITNVFDKETHMPVGSGMTLFYHLLAKKIIRIDMSEVFNVEQPIVIQSIDEGKLEKVKYG
- a CDS encoding CdaR family protein, which produces MDKLFDSPWMLRIASLLLAGLLFFYIQTEANRQNENGTSNETDVITNVPLEVYYDDENLFVTGVPETVDVKISGPTPIVLKTKLEKDFKVFVDLNSLLIGEHSVTIQQENFSEKLEVAIEPRTINIEIEEKITEEFRVEPEMNNRLVAEDHFVKGMKAEPGRVSITGAKSVIDSISYVKATVTGEKGLNKSFEQETTVKVLDRDLNKLDVRINPEKIKVQVEINEYSRELPLTIKEIGEANEGVTIEKLTVEPSKIAVFGTKASLDVLDHVEVEVDLAKITESGSYEFEVAMPTGATKLSKNKIMIHATVISEQVNIEESTDSQVDADTNVDEAEGNN
- the glmM gene encoding phosphoglucosamine mutase; translated protein: MGKYFGTDGVRGVANSELTPEFAFKLGRIGGYVLTKDAKDRPKVLIGRDTRISGEMLEGALVAGLLSIGAEVMRLGVISTPGVAYLSRVMNAEAGVMISASHNPVADNGIKFFGPDGFKLTDAQEAEIESLIDAEEDTLPRPVGAAIGSVTDYFEGGQKYISYLKQTVDEDFIGLHVALDCAHGATSALATHLFADLEADISTMGASPDGLNINEGVGSTHPEKLAAFVVERGAHIGLAFDGDGDRLIAVDEEGKIVDGDQIMFIIGKYLNAKGRLNKNTVVSTVMSNMGFYKALEENEMTSVQTAVGDRYVVEEMRANNYNVGGEQSGHIVFLDYNTTGDGLLTGIQLVAIMKATDKKLSELAAEMTIFPQRLVNVRVTDKHAVTQNEKVAAVITEVETEMAGNGRVLVRPSGTEPLVRVMVEAATEEACENYVNRIADVVRAEMGLAE